In Cardiocondyla obscurior isolate alpha-2009 linkage group LG07, Cobs3.1, whole genome shotgun sequence, the DNA window GTTACATCGTTCCGcgcgttatataattttgtcgcgGAGGTCCCTAAtcaaatatatcaattaattgcTATATATCATCTGCGTGTCTATATATACATAGAGTTTTGTACGGCTCGCGTATAATGATGActttaatagtaataaaataagaaaatgatTCATAATCTTACATTATATCGTGTGTTGCAAGTATAAAACTTATATAGAACAtttattcttatattattacaatagaAAATGGATCAAATCGCTTATATCGTAATCGGCACTTTCACACGTTTTCAATGTACTTGCTTGCTCaatggaaaatatatatatatatatatatatatatatatatatatatatatatatatatatatatatatatgaaataagCAAACGGCAATTAGTCACcaataaatatcgataacATGCAATTTGTGCCTGCGACCAAAGCTCTataatttgtcaaaatatcTTTACGAGGTGAAGGATTATTATATTgctttttacaaaatgtaacTTGCATTGCAGCTTGcaaaaacgtatatttatactTTCCGTAACTAACACTGTGATTAGAGAATTATCTGTTTATTTATAATGACTCAATTTGCGAGACgcactaaaattaaatttacttgcTACTTAGGTGTCTTCCTTATTGCTTAGGATGATCCATAAATCATGCATCGGAAGGATACGGAAAATTAATCGTCACGcatgtgaaatattttttactaaattaatattgttttattaatctaaataTCTAAATTCTTATCACTAGCAATCTAAGTCTCTTTAGTCACAAGTAATCTTGTTTGCTGATATTCTCaaccttttaaaaattattattaaaaagaaaaaaaaaaaattctattttgactttcaatttattttatagtttcaTAGCCActtagaagagaaaaaaagaaaaagcgagacAAAAAGAtctacgtttttcttttagcatttatctctttaaaagtaatacaaattgtgcaattattaatataaaaaaaacttttcaaaaataattaacaagaaaagattatcactttttaattactttaagtCAGACTAAGTAAAAAAACCAATTAAGATCTTTAATgtgatgtaaaattaatacttaaatagatttaatgattttctgtaaatttaaatataataaaaaattctattaatttaatatataatagagaaattattaaatgatctTTTGACCTATTCGTATGctatataatgtaaaaaaaaaaatatattataatatcaacaattaaaatagttaACACAACATGCCGGTTTTCAGTCATTTAGCCTGCGGCTGTTACAAATTTCctaggaaacaaaaaaattggaTTTGGTGCTAATTTTAGAATTCCGTAggaaattgttgtaaatatgaaaaagaacAATATACGTAGTAATAATCAAGGGATTAACGCGGCGCGCGACTTATGGCTCATCCTGCAGCTGGGCGATTATCGTAAAGAGCAAAGAGCCAAGAAGGcatgatttttattacatcgaaAAGATTAGTTACTGGCTAACGCAGCCATTGCGCGAATCAACGTAGCATTTTCCTCACGAAGTCGTTCTCGTTCTAGGGCCATCTCGTGTTGTTGTTTTAAAAGGCGAGCTTCCAGCGCCATTATTTTATGGTCTCGATCTTCTAGAAGGGATAGTAACCTTCTGTTTTCCTCTTGCGCTCGTTCGATAAGCTAtacatttgataaaaataatatgatataTCAGTTGACTCCCATCACTACCTTGATTGGCTCGATTTGCCGTTGGCAGTCGCCGATAGCAATTCGAGGTAGCGATGGCAGCCAACTGACATAATACATTAAccacttttatttattttaaattactcaaCCATCTATTATAAGTacatgattaaattaccgtttttGTTTAATGTAattgagaattaaatattacttgtttgttaatgtttttttttttttttcttagaacAGAGAAATCTCGTTAAATATCCtttcaagaagaaaaaaaaaaaaattttctattgtaatgaaattaaaaataatttttaattgacggAATATATTCTGTCTAATTAATAACTCACTTCATGCGGGTTGTCGCCCGTCGGCGTTGGCAATCTTGGCCTGACAGTCGCATTGGCACTATTCGCAGACGTTTGCGGCTCGTGATTGCCATGGTCCGATTGATTAACGCTATCGGATTGATTGAGAGAATCGAACTCTTCGTCGTCAGCCTCCAAATCAGAGTGACTAAAACGCAGATGTTAACAGTCTCATGTAAATTAAAGTTTCGCTTTCTGTTCAGATATTGATTATTGGTTTCCATTAGTTACATTAGTTTTAAATATCATGCCATTTATAAATCGCATTAGGCACGACCATCTCTCGATGCAGATTCAAAAAATATGTCACATATGTAATCCgtactattttaattacgatatgtaattgtttaaatcaattttaaattacaatctgtattatatataattctaacaaagataaaaatctcAGACATATATTTTGTGACTCGTATttgtctttaaaatttttttttaaagtcaccaaaactttatattcttaaatggttttttttttttttttttgttaatacacaataatttaaaaagatagataattattctttaattatgtCAGTCCtgtaaattacataattagaaaattaatttttttttaactataaaattattagatgaataattttatattttttaaaacgtttagACCCAATTATTTCACACATCATATCCTTTGTATCGCATTAAGTCTTCTTTTCAAAAAAgttgaattttattgttaattattttattatttaatggtTACTGTTAATATTTggagttattttaaaatgtaatactaGTTATTTTGCAACGTAGGCTTTGAAGAATGTAATGACTATTTgttaatcgattaataaagATTCTATCAGCTCTATCGTACTTCGTACAGGTCGTGCCTAATCGTAGTTGTTCCAATACGATATAACGCACTTACCAACTGTGCCTAACTATACATGACCTGTATGAAGTACGGTAGGCCCTAGAAAACAGTTATAATTCATTAACGAAGACGGCCAAAGATAGCTATCGGACCATAACAAAAATGCTGATTTTCcagttttcaataattacaTATGAATATGAATGATGTACCTTTTATTTCGCCTTTGTGCATACATTCTGGCGTTCCGTTCCTGCAAAATAAACGCGTATAAGTAATTGCTTAAACATTTGGTAAATTTTGATCGTAGTTAAAAGATAATCTAGaatttaagttaattattaaaaaaaatttggatgctatatataaaaaaattaattaataaaaaataaataatcccAATTTTTGTTCTAggcgcaaattaattttgtcgagtacaccgaagagcagatatagcgttttctgcggcgacagcggctaacgtacgtaatcctaggtGCCAGAGGCAgggaatgagagaacgggggggaaaatcagtcttcggcaatccggccggcgcggtacatagaTGCGGCACAtatgaaactcgacgcacacgactctaaagtcacgttcgctagctgtcgtcggcgcagcaaacgccatatctgtTTTCCAGCGTACATCATATGTATATTCGTGATTgcatgtatatgtgtataagcatagaagagaaaatataatttctaaacctttctttttctctttcaactttcgagattacattttttttttttaatatgtactATGTAAAGTGCGTGTAATCTACTTTCGGTCTTCTTATATGAATCTTTTCCAGCGTACGCATTTGTCGGAACGTCCTgcataaaaagtaaaaaaatggAATTGACTGCACTTACTTCTATTAATTCGTGATCAAGAAATTCATTGTGATGCGTGTTGTGCTTAGTTTCAAGGCAAGTACCGCTAAGCTCCTCCTCGTCTTCCCCCGTACTACCTCCAGTGCTCTaagaaattatgtattttaccaaatgtttgaaatatttttacaacacaAACATTCAAGAATAAAGCTACATCCCACAAGTAATACTAATTATTGTCAGACttgtattataattgttttaatacttgaacGTGTTGTCAAAAGTTGAtagtcaaaaagaaaatttattttatttaaagtaaattttaaaaattgaaaaattcaagaaaaagaaatttatgtttgtgtgtatgtgtaaaaattaaaaaaaaaattataaaactttaaaaatgcAAGTTTTGTAAGATGCAAGGTTTCAACAACGCGTATGTCCAGAAGTTCAACAAATCCGCAGGTTTATATAAAAGCTTGATTAATCTGAAGACcgaatttcctttctttctttgttttttttttttttttccaaaatctATAAACTGCGTTTCTTATACTATAATTCCCGTTAAAGTTTA includes these proteins:
- the LOC139104433 gene encoding PRKC apoptosis WT1 regulator protein isoform X4 — translated: MSRYFFDITGMASSSVSQEDFDNDFELTSRRSRIRTARARVGPARTVDASSISFQKNTPDVEESQGAYDTSSNPVLPPDHDNPQSKPIIRKQDKRVTGRVFSVVSCLHRPTHINKGKQQRDRRKLREKRRSTGVVHLPSTESTGGSTGEDEEELSGTCLETKHNTHHNEFLDHELIEERNARMYAQRRNKSHSDLEADDEEFDSLNQSDSVNQSDHGNHEPQTSANSANATVRPRLPTPTGDNPHELIERAQEENRRLLSLLEDRDHKIMALEARLLKQQHEMALERERLREENATLIRAMAALASN
- the LOC139104433 gene encoding PRKC apoptosis WT1 regulator protein isoform X3; this translates as MASSSVSQEDFDNDFELTSRRSRIRTARARVGPARTVDASSISFQKNTPDVEESQGAYDTSSNPVLPPDHDNPQSKPIIRKQDKRVTGRVFSVVSCLHRPTHINKGKQQRDRRKLREKRRSTGVVHLPSTESTGGSTGEDEEELSGTCLETKHNTHHNEFLDHELIEERNARMYAQRRNKRAYRTSYRSCIVRHSCHSDLEADDEEFDSLNQSDSVNQSDHGNHEPQTSANSANATVRPRLPTPTGDNPHELIERAQEENRRLLSLLEDRDHKIMALEARLLKQQHEMALERERLREENATLIRAMAALASN
- the LOC139104433 gene encoding PRKC apoptosis WT1 regulator protein isoform X2, encoding MSRYFFDITGMASSSVSQEDFDNDFELTSRRSRIRTARARVGPARTVDASSISFQKNTPDVEESQGAYDTSSNPVLPPDHDNPQSKPIIRKQDKRVTGRPTHINKGKQQRDRRKLREKRRSTGVVHLPSTESTGGSTGEDEEELSGTCLETKHNTHHNEFLDHELIEERNARMYAQRRNKRAYRTSYRSCIVRHSCHSDLEADDEEFDSLNQSDSVNQSDHGNHEPQTSANSANATVRPRLPTPTGDNPHELIERAQEENRRLLSLLEDRDHKIMALEARLLKQQHEMALERERLREENATLIRAMAALASN
- the LOC139104433 gene encoding PRKC apoptosis WT1 regulator protein isoform X1, which translates into the protein MSRYFFDITGMASSSVSQEDFDNDFELTSRRSRIRTARARVGPARTVDASSISFQKNTPDVEESQGAYDTSSNPVLPPDHDNPQSKPIIRKQDKRVTGRVFSVVSCLHRPTHINKGKQQRDRRKLREKRRSTGVVHLPSTESTGGSTGEDEEELSGTCLETKHNTHHNEFLDHELIEERNARMYAQRRNKRAYRTSYRSCIVRHSCHSDLEADDEEFDSLNQSDSVNQSDHGNHEPQTSANSANATVRPRLPTPTGDNPHELIERAQEENRRLLSLLEDRDHKIMALEARLLKQQHEMALERERLREENATLIRAMAALASN